In Cicer arietinum cultivar CDC Frontier isolate Library 1 chromosome 1, Cicar.CDCFrontier_v2.0, whole genome shotgun sequence, one DNA window encodes the following:
- the LOC140918672 gene encoding uncharacterized protein, with the protein MRSLLGAQEVFEIVQDGYEQLGANPTERQQTTFKDCKKRDCKALFYIQQSVDSNNFERISKVSTSKEAWDIFVKYYTGDEKTKKVKLQMLRRQYELLQMEEDEDVANYFNRVQVVVNQMRTNGESLTEVVIIEKILRTLTKAQVSKKTNQGDVKHKKGKGNFKWYKKYDSDEETDDSDEGSRSSRNHNKSDNSNKNLNGKKKFNKKEIQCYNCKKWGHFANECKSKKVQREDDDAQMAVENSDSEDVLLMTITSEDRFGKSVKNEDRSGKGVKNKERSSSQFWFLDSGCSNHMTGHKDWFVSIDEKVKREIRFADSSKVTAEGVGNVLIQRNDGKQYFICDVLFVPRMKNNLLSLGQLLEKGFSMKMKHGEIKMFDSANRFVLKAPLSRNRIFKTTLSNRSSRIMEVEGLDAMLNPRDGDVSTPAIQPHTTCKTTNQWKTVNPKVRAKVVVGDVERGNKYANVPATLAIVPSNRRKVPAISICRKKEVIGLDDDSDDGKSEVQGKLVDATRTHVAAHSNKARVVVCLACNKTELQ; encoded by the exons ATGAGATCGTTGTTGGGAGCTCAAGAAGTGTTTGAGATTGTTCAAGATGGCTATGAACAACTTGGTGCGAATCCAAcagaaagacaacaaacaacTTTCAAAGATTGCAAGAAACGGGATTGCAAGGCATTGTTTTATATCCAGCAAAGTGTGGATTCAAACAATTTTGAAAGGATCTCAAAGGTATCTACATCAAAAGAGGCATGGGATATCTTTGTGAAGTATTACACGGGTGATGAAAAAACCAAGAAAGTGAAGCTCCAAATGTTAAGAAGGCAATACGAACTATtgcagatggaagaagatgaagatgtgGCAAACTACTTCAATCGTGTGCAAGTTGTTGTTAATCAGATGAGGACAAATGGTGAATCATTAACTGAAGTGGTGATTATTGAAAAGATCCTTAGAACATTAACAAAG GCTCAAGTTAGCAAGAAGACCAACCAAGGTGATGTGAAGCACAAGAAAGGCAAAGGTAACTTCAAGTGGTACAAGAAGTATGATTCTGATGAAGAGACTGATGATTCCGATGAAGGGTCTAGAAGTTCAAGAAATCATAATAAAAGTGACAACAGCAACAAGAATTTGAATGGCAAGAAGAAATTTAACAAGAAAGAAATCCAATGTTACAATTGTAAAAAATGGGGGCATTTTGCAAATGAGTGCAAATCCAAGAAAGTCCAAAGAGAGGATGATGATGCTCAAATGGCAGTTGAGAATTCAGATTCAGAGGATGTGTTATTGATGACAATCACAAGCGAAGATCGTTTTGGAAAAAGTGTtaaaaacgaagatcgttctggAAAAGGTGttaaaaacaaagaacgttcttcgtcACAGTTTTGGTTTCTTGATAGTGGTTGCTCGAATCACATGACTGGCCACAAAGATTGGTTTGTAAGCATTGATGAGAAGGTAAAAAGAGAGATTAGATTTGCAGATAGCAGCAAAGTAACTGCAGAAGGAGTAGGAAATGTGTTGATTCAAAGGAACGATGGCAAGCAATATTTCATATGTGATGTGTTGTTTGTGCCAAGAATGAAGAACAATCTGTTAAGTCTTGGACAACTACTTGAAAAGGGATTTTCAATGAAGATGAAGCATGGTGAAATAAAGATGTTTGATAGTGCAAACAGGTTTGTATTGAAGGCACCATTGTCCAGAAACAGAATCTTCAAAACAACACTGTCAAATAGATCTTCAAGAATAATGGAGGTTGAAGGATTGGATGCGATGTTGAATCCAAGGGACGGTGATGTTAGTACCCCAGCTATTCAACCTCACACAACTTGTAAAACTACAAATCAATGGAAAACAGTCAATCCCAAAGTAAGAGCAAAAGTTGTTGTAGGCGATGTTGAGCGAGGAAACAAATATGCTAATGTTCCAGCCACTCTTGCTATTGTGCCAAGCAACAGAAGAAAGGTCCCTGCAATTTCTATTTGCAGAAAGAAGGAAGTGATTGGGTtagatgatgatagtgatgatgGTAAGAGTGAGGTCCAAGGAAAGCTAGTAGATGCAACTAGGACTCATGTTGCAGCTCATAGCAATAAGGCAAGAGTTGTTGTATGTTTGGCTTGCAACAAGACTGAATTGCAGTAA